The DNA segment CTTGTAGGCAAACTAACACAACAGTGCTATAGTAGTCAGAGGTGACAGTACCAAATATGGTTTTTATGATAACTGGTCTCCATTTCTTTCATTAATTCCTCGTCCAAAGAACCTAGACTACCTTCTGTTTACTGTACTTTTTGGACAGGTATGTTAGACCAAACATCTTGATATTCCAGATTTTCTTTGTTTAGACTGACTCTTTCTAAAGTTTAAAGGTTGTGCTAATTTTATAAGTATGTTGTCATAATCAATACTATATGCTTGGCTTTTGTAGATAACATTCTTTCAAAAGTTTGTAATGAGGATACACAGTTCACATGTATTTCCTCTCTCCCAATGTGATCTTTAGAATGTTTTGATTGTTTTATGCCATGCTTACTGTTTCCTAACattttgcactttttgaaacaaaaaatTGAAGATCTCTAAGAGCTTTACTGTATAAAGTGAACAATTGTACCCCCTCCCCTTTCTAATATCATCTAAAATATGTGAATATGCACAATATGTACACTGTTAATCTATTCTGTTGTTTAAACTTACTCAAGTCTTTGGCTCCTTTTCATACACCTCATGCTTGTAGCTCTCTCTAATATTTCTCAATACCTACCATGGAACACAGAACTCCAAATGAGGGACAATGCCAGGATGTTCAAGACTTGAAATCTGAAAATCCTTCAAAATGCTTTCTGAGGGTTGGAATtccaaaaagtgtgtgtgtgtgggagggggggattGTTCCAAGGTTCAGAGTTCCAAAAATTCCTGAACACTTGTTCCAGggataaaaattccaaaaaaggtATGACAGCTGGAATTCTGAAAAATGCTGAAAACATGTTTCAATTAATCtgaaaatgctaaaaaaaaaaaaaaaataatctgaggGTTGGAATTCTGAAAATACCGCAAAATGCCTTCTGAGAGTCAAAATTCCAAAAATTCATGGGAAAGTATTCTGCATGTAGCAATTCTGAAAATTCACAAAAGGTTTAAATTCATTGTGATCCGATAAAAGCTGGAAAATCTCTTTTCCCAATGCTGGCTAAGGGCATATATGTTCTCTTAAAAATCATTTATAAGCTATTAAGCTGAAAAGTTGAAAGAGCAGAAAGAGCGcccagaatattattattttgcgaTCAATAAGAAATGCTGTTCTCTTCGTGTCTGTGTTGGGAGGTTTCCCTGCTGTAACCATtgtttgctgtacagtggtaccttgggttaagaacttaattcgttctggaggtctattctcaacctgaaactgttcttaacctgaggtactattttagctaatggggcctcctgctgttgctgctgcacgatttctgttctcatcctgaagcaaagttcttaacccgaggtgctatttctgagttagtggagtctgtaacctgaagcatctgtaacctgaagggtctgtaacccaaggtaccactgtattagtttattATTGAACACCCACCTCCGAAAGTGGTATTTTTTCCTTATTTTCCCCCTTCACCCTGATTTGTATATGAATAGCTCTTGTAAAAGTAACAAACAAGGTGCCTTTATACAGGTGTGTTTCCTTCCAGAACCAACTGCCATGCCTTATCCTGATCTTAATACAGTATTCCTTTCTTTAACCATTATTTGATTTTGTAAAATGATAATCTTATCCATGGCTACATTCTGGCTGGAGAATTGTTTATCATTATTTATATTCTGTGATATTGTACCGTTCTATGTGCcaaactattggggggggggtaattttttttatttctgcggATTTTTCTCATTAATGCCCCTTTCTCATATCTTAAAAGGAAAACTGTTTCTAtcatttttttttaggaaatagAAGAGCCGAACATGTCCTACTCATGGTCCTCTGACTCTTTTCCTGGGAGTTACATGAATTTTCTTTTACACCTGCTAACTGAAAAGACTGATGTTCTTCAGTGGTTGCAACTTTCTGCTCCAAagggaaacaagaaagaaaaagttgcTTGTTGCTTCTTCCTAGCAAAGTTTATGTCAACGTAAATGATATTCCTATCAATGGTTCATAGTCATGCTCAGGTGTCTTACAGGCCACATGAGGATGAAAAGGGAAATACTGAAAATACTGATATTGCTATGCATTATGCTTAAGTTGGATCATTGTGTTTGTCATAAAGTAACAACCCCTCAGATTAAGTGTATGTATATGATCTGATGGTTTGGTTGATATTTGCAGATTAATTTCCTTGAGTTGTGGGTTTAAATGTGTTCCCTACAAACACCAGAATCCCAGTCAGGGCTGTAGCCTGGGGGACATGGGGGGAGCGTAGCCCTGGGTGCATGATTCTGAGGCATGTGAAGAAGATGCCCAATGCAGAGATCCCCATTCTGCCTTGCCTGCCACCAGGGGTCTCTGGGCCCTGGAGCCCAGCCTGGCCTGGCCTTGCCACCACAACCTTGGCCTCCTCGCGGAATGGCTGTCCGGCCAGTGTTGGGTGATGCATCCACCAAGGGTTATCTTGGCCGGCCAGGCTCCCCCAGCGTGGGCAGGCAAGCGGCACAGTGCAGCCCCATGAACCCTCCATGTCCTGCGCCTAGCAGACAGTGTCAGTGGCGAGGGCTGGGCTGGTGCCTAATATAATGCacatttgtatgttattttccacTGACAAGCATTTCTATGGccgctttaccctagtatatccatttttgcacacattacatgGACAGAGAACAGCATTGCGAAAGTGCAGGTTTCAATGGGTGGCTTTCTTTCGTATCCTCTCAcagaaggtaaggtaaagggacccctgaccattagttccagtcgtgactgactctggggttgcggcgctcatctcgtttattggccgagggagctggcgtacagcttccaggtcatgtggccagcatgactaagccgcttctggagaaccagagcagcgcacggaaacgctgtttaccttcccgccggagtggtacctatttatctacttgcactttgacgcactttcgaactgctaggttggcaggagcagggactgagcaacgggagctcaccccatcacggggattcgtaccgctgaccttctgatcggcaagtcctaggctctgtggtttaacccacagcgccacccgcgtctctcacAGAAGGTAGGTCCtgctcagcggcgtagcgtgggttatcagcacccggggcaaggcaagtaatttgcgccccctaacccggggcaaggcaagtaatttgcgccccctaacccggggcaaggcaagtacagtaatttactctcccaagcagcagcagcgaggcttctctttcccccgcgctctcctggagctgcctcttttctttcctttttcccctttctccaaggcttttcgctttctctcctaagttgattcctcctccacaccacggcgtttcctggctgctcccccccttcccctctctctcctcctcgctctgcttgccttgccctgccctgcctgagggcgccctgaggagactccgctctcctttttgaccaggcgaggtggaaaaaaggggggaaagtctcttcccgccccctcgccagactccctgctcggctcggctcactacccaggcggccagtggagagagtcttgagccgcttaattcccagcaaggaattagcaggctcgctccacctcctcctcctcccgactttgctgctgctgctgctgcgcggattttttcctctaccgacggcacgctgtgccttggagaggttcccgcttcctcgaggggggccgaccaaacgcgccccccaaaatgttgcgcccggtgcggccggcacccctggcaccccccacgctacgccactgctcctgctTAAACCTCAGTTAGAGGATTATTGCTGCTGAAGCAACATTTGAAACTCTGTCTTTGTGCACCCTTTAACCTGATCCCTGGGTGAAGCAGTGCCATATAATCTTGCAACTGTTCCCTTACCTCAGCCTAGACCTTGCCCCAGCTCCCCTGTTCTTGCTCTGTTTGCCGAAACCTAGATCTCTACCTGTAGCAAGAACCACCCAACGAAATTGCTCAAAACGGAACAGTTTGCTTCATTTGAGTGAAAAAGGATGGTCCCCAAATCACATCGAGAGAGTGGCTGCTCAAGATTGTTCTAAAAGCAcggagctgggatagctcagtcagtaggacACAAGACTCTTATTCTCAGGGTCTTGAGTTTGAGCCCCCCCTTTGGgggctgcattgcaaggggctgggctggatgacatttgtggccccttccattctgcaattctatgaatagATAAGGAGCAAGATGTGTGTCAGGTGGTGGAGAGGCATGTAATGATAATGAACTGGGGCAGTAAAAACTGTTTCAATAATGGTCAAATATGCCCACATGTCATTAGCTAAACACATAGGTAAATGTTGTATCATTATCACTCTAAAACAGTAACTTCAAGATAAAATATAGTATGGAAAGTATAGAAACAGTAATGGAACAGCGTATTATTCCAAATGTAGCGAACCTACAAATTCAATGGAACAGTCCAATAtacggtcgtaccttggttgtcaagcggaatccattctggaagtctgttcgacttccgaaaatgtttgacaaccaaggagcggcttctgattggctgcaggaagctcctgcagccaattggaagctgcgtcagatgtttgggttccaaagaacgttcgcaaactggaacacttgcagcgttcgggagcgaAAATGTTAGAGtcacaaggcgtttgggatccaaggtacgactgtattattagCTTCTTGGCTTCTATACTATCAGCAATCCTATTACTCTTTGGAATTTGGTACACAATGTGCCCGAAGTTCTCTAGGTGATTCGGTCAATTAAACAGATTTTTGAATGATATCTGTATATATGAATGAAAAGGTTCTAAAAATTAGTAAGAAATTATAAGATAGTATACGGTAATTAGTTTAATGTCAAGTTTTGTACAACAGGAAAATAGAAAAGGTAAAGGcattgaggggtggggtgggaaatcttaGGTGTATAAATGTAGGAGTGTATGGTGAATTGTATTATATTTTGAACTGACAttgttttgtaatttttgttttttcaaaagaccatatataataatgttatgttatcaagtaaattcaataaaaaattaaaagcaaaaaaataaaaaaaataaaaaaacagattTTTGAATTCTGCTTTAATATATCTATAAACACCCATAAAGACAGTCAGATCAAAATTCGCACATTATTAACCGAGCCACATTGCATGAGATGTCATTCCATTTGCCATCTGGATACAATTCTATGCAGTCCTCTTCCACCCCATTGGGTTCTTTTGGTGCCCAGTTTGAATATTCCATTGTTTCACCATTAAGATGCTTGAAGATGCCTTCTGTCTCCTGGTCATTcattccaaaaaatacttttcttCCCATTTTTGCAGAGAGTTTCAGTGCAGcattgttttcattttcattcctTGGAgaagcaacctggccaccaaaaTGGTTACACGTCGCTTTTGAAGTCTCATAATCACCGTCATCTCCATTAGTCACAAATAGTTTCCCTCCTACTCTTGTGCTGTTTGAGAAAATGTAACCTAGAATGGCTAACAGACAATACAATCAAAATTAATTATTTCAAATGTGCTTTCGTCATTAATAGCCCAAATTTAGGACCTGGGCCTGATTCATACAGCAATTGCTGTACATTTAGTTGCTCAAATGAGTGGTTTGGTTGCATTAAGGACTGTGTAATGTCAGAGGATGATATTAATGGCAACCCGTACATCTTTCATCAAGGTACACAAACAACTAGCTTACCTTTCTGGGTTTTGCTTGCAGTCAGCTGCAAAGCCTTCAGCTCTCCTTGTAAATCACTGATTTGAGTTTTGAGCAGCTCAAGTTCTAAAAGGCAAAAGGACAGTATTGTTCTTGTTCTGTTTGTGTTAAAGTATAAAAGATTGCAAAGGAATCTGCTTCAGAAGTGACAAATCTCAAATCCACCATTGcccttctccctgccccattCAGTTTCTCATTGTCTTAATTCCAGAAGAGTGTTAGTCTTTGCAGCAAAATCAGCAGTGTCTTGGCAGAACTTAAAGACTAGCAAATGTAATGTCGCATGCATTTTTGTGGTTCAGAAGAGCTCACCTCATCAGATGCATAAAGTTGATAGTGTACACAATGAACCATCCATCAAGGAACAAGGAAACTATTTTCAAACTATAACAAATCAGGTCAGGTCTGGTTCAGACTCCACTCACCTCCCTTACCTAACCATAGTGATGTTGAGGCCACAATCATAGCAGGCTGAAAAAAATGGCACCATACTTCCTTGCTCATCGAATCATAGAACCGTAAAGTTGAagagaccacaagagtcatctagtccaaccccctgcaatgcaggaatcttctgtcgAAGGTGCGACTCAGCCCCACAACCCTcagatttaagagtctcatgttctacaggctgagctatcccagctcatGTGTATGTGTATGAATTGGTAGTGTCACATGGGACTTTATATGAGACTGTTTGCTTCCATCAACTAGAATCTGCTTGAATCAATAAATGAAACATTTCTGTTGTTGATTGAAGTAGCAGtcctaaagaatcatgggagtACAAGGCCTCAGTTTAACCAGACTGattttgcagctgtaatcaattgGCCATTTTAATTAAGACAGATATCTAAAGCAACTCTAGACTTTAATACACTTATATTTCAATAAAGACATTTCCTCTCCCATCGTTTGGAATGTTTTACTTTTCGCATGGAACCACAAAGTTTAGATTCTTATTAGCCTTGTGTATAGAACCCAGACAAATTTCAGTAAAATCTCTTGGCTTGTGTGTGTCTGCAGTTGTCCACATCCCTTACCTTTTCCTCCACATTCACCTTTCTGACCACTTTCCCCTTTAAGGCCAGGAGGCCCAGCTTTTCCTGGGAGTCCCTGCATTCCTCGTAAACCTGCCATTTAATCCAATGGATAAACAGAAAAAGATGAACTAATGAGCAACATAATGCATGGGCATTCTTAGGTTATAGTTAAACATATGAATACACCAACAAATAGTTATTTGAAAGGGCATTCTGCGGGAAACTGGGGGTCTTCATTGTTGCCCAAGTGTGCTCTGTGTTCCACCTCTTTGGAGGAGAGTGACCAGCAGTCTTTTCTAGTTGTGTTATTTGAGATCCCTTTTTTGTGGAGAACCACAGATGGAACATGGGGCCTCCTCCATGCCAGGTATGTGCTTTGATTTCCTCCTAATACTgagagagcaaccaagatgatcaagggtctggaaaccaagccttataaggaacaaTTGAGGGGATTGGGTCTGTTAGCCAGGGAAAGAGGAGACAGGGGAGAtctggtagccatcttcaaatatctcaagggctgtcacatggaagatggagcaagcttgttttctccagctctggagggtagaactcaaaccaatggcttcaagttacaagaaaggagattc comes from the Podarcis muralis chromosome 6, rPodMur119.hap1.1, whole genome shotgun sequence genome and includes:
- the LOC114597100 gene encoding pulmonary surfactant-associated protein D-like isoform X1; this translates as MQRHVLCILVLGASSVRMSDPEQCNCEEKVPACMVIPESNGLPGIPGSNGLPGRDGKEGPQGEKGEQGLRGMQGLPGKAGPPGLKGESGQKGECGGKELELLKTQISDLQGELKALQLTASKTQKAILGYIFSNSTRVGGKLFVTNGDDGDYETSKATCNHFGGQVASPRNENENNAALKLSAKMGRKVFFGMNDQETEGIFKHLNGETMEYSNWAPKEPNGVEEDCIELYPDGKWNDISCNVARLIMCEF
- the LOC114597100 gene encoding pulmonary surfactant-associated protein D-like isoform X2, whose protein sequence is MQRHVLCILVLGASSVRMSDPEQCNCEEKVPACMVIPESNGLPGIPGSNGLPGRDGKEGPQGEKGEQELELLKTQISDLQGELKALQLTASKTQKAILGYIFSNSTRVGGKLFVTNGDDGDYETSKATCNHFGGQVASPRNENENNAALKLSAKMGRKVFFGMNDQETEGIFKHLNGETMEYSNWAPKEPNGVEEDCIELYPDGKWNDISCNVARLIMCEF